A genomic segment from Nitrosopumilus sp. K4 encodes:
- a CDS encoding Lrp/AsnC ligand binding domain-containing protein encodes MAKAYVMMCCDVGSESEVISSLKKIKGIRDAHGTLGLYDIVAQIESPSEEEIQKTVTGVIRKMPKIHTTMTLTRSESGELFEASEKFIGSMLGQNSAKAYVVMYCEKGQEYSTLKNLSHIPEVKEADVVFGYYDVICKVETQDEKTLDHVITKAIRTLPNIRTSMTLNVIQEQEKHLVNDTAKTT; translated from the coding sequence ATGGCCAAAGCTTATGTCATGATGTGCTGTGACGTAGGTTCTGAAAGCGAGGTAATTTCATCACTAAAGAAAATCAAGGGCATACGAGATGCTCACGGAACATTGGGTCTGTACGACATTGTTGCCCAAATTGAATCACCATCTGAGGAAGAAATTCAAAAAACAGTCACGGGAGTTATCCGTAAAATGCCCAAAATACACACAACAATGACCCTAACACGCTCAGAATCAGGGGAATTGTTTGAGGCATCTGAGAAATTCATAGGAAGCATGCTTGGACAAAACAGTGCAAAGGCCTATGTTGTAATGTACTGTGAGAAAGGCCAGGAATACTCCACACTAAAAAACCTCAGTCACATTCCAGAAGTAAAAGAAGCAGATGTTGTTTTCGGATATTATGATGTAATATGTAAGGTAGAGACCCAAGATGAAAAAACATTAGACCATGTAATTACCAAGGCAATCAGAACTTTGCCCAACATCAGAACAAGTATGACGCTAAATGTAATCCAAGAGCAAGAAAAGCATCTAGTAAACGATACTGCAAAAACAACCTAG
- a CDS encoding OsmC family protein, giving the protein MAQVTEKIVNGVNVTGLFETIETIKEKPEVGKYNFRATNKWIGGTENHTTVNDFYGACKTFSRKKPHVFVKDEPESLLGTDKGANPVEYLLAGLAGCVTTSIVCHAAAKGIKIHSIESKLEGDIDLQGLFQIDENVNPGYRGINISFKIKADATEKELEELVEIAKKVSPVANTISRPTPINMSLEK; this is encoded by the coding sequence ATGGCACAAGTTACAGAAAAAATCGTAAACGGGGTAAATGTCACAGGTCTTTTTGAAACAATAGAGACAATCAAGGAAAAGCCAGAGGTTGGAAAATACAATTTCCGTGCAACAAACAAGTGGATTGGCGGGACAGAAAACCACACTACTGTAAATGATTTCTACGGTGCATGTAAGACATTTTCAAGGAAAAAACCGCATGTCTTTGTAAAAGACGAGCCAGAATCATTGCTGGGAACAGACAAAGGTGCAAACCCAGTGGAATACCTCCTAGCAGGACTGGCAGGATGTGTGACAACTAGCATAGTGTGCCATGCTGCTGCAAAAGGAATCAAGATTCACTCCATAGAGTCAAAACTTGAAGGAGACATTGATCTTCAAGGACTGTTTCAAATAGATGAAAATGTCAACCCAGGATACAGGGGCATAAACATCTCCTTTAAGATCAAGGCAGATGCAACAGAGAAAGAACTTGAGGAACTAGTCGAGATTGCAAAAAAAGTCTCACCAGTTGCAAACACAATTTCAAGACCCACTCCAATTAACATGTCACTTGAAAAATAA
- a CDS encoding Lrp/AsnC family transcriptional regulator, translated as MHRFDDLDMKLLFELTKDGSISVPTLSKKLGINASVLYSRIKRLMKKKLIKKFTIVIDDSLLGITVKASVGINRDPKSKEVIYKKLMDTPEVVSISEVTGRFDMMIKIFTENLETLHEIVIEKIGKIEGIQNTETFVELQRTDKDPVYLTKKQ; from the coding sequence TTGCATCGTTTTGATGATTTGGATATGAAATTACTTTTTGAATTGACAAAAGACGGCTCAATTTCTGTCCCTACCCTGTCAAAAAAACTGGGAATCAACGCATCTGTTCTGTATAGCAGAATCAAGAGACTGATGAAAAAGAAGCTTATCAAAAAATTCACCATTGTGATTGATGATTCTTTGTTGGGCATTACTGTAAAGGCCTCAGTTGGAATAAACCGTGATCCAAAGTCAAAAGAGGTAATCTACAAAAAACTCATGGATACTCCTGAGGTAGTTTCAATATCTGAGGTCACTGGAAGATTTGATATGATGATAAAGATATTCACTGAGAATCTGGAGACTTTGCATGAAATTGTAATTGAAAAGATTGGAAAAATTGAAGGAATCCAAAATACAGAGACCTTTGTCGAATTGCAAAGAACCGACAAAGACCCCGTATATCTGACCAAAAAACAATAA
- a CDS encoding 50S ribosomal protein L1: protein MITEVQLVDMIKAAKEATKQRKFKQSIELITVFKDIDVKKGFALNEVVQLPKTSSPATVCVMATGEMGQKAKQANADAVIGTDELDKFASDKRASRKFINKYDFFLADTQVMPVVGKTLGQLLGPRGKMPTPVPFNAPIDSFLSRFRSSIKVRARATLSCSVKIGDESMEDSDLAINANAVLNAIKNKLPNGEKNIKRVMIKTTMGKVIKQVEEVKKKHA from the coding sequence ATGATTACTGAGGTTCAGCTCGTAGACATGATAAAAGCTGCCAAGGAGGCTACAAAGCAACGAAAGTTCAAACAGTCAATTGAATTGATTACAGTCTTCAAGGATATCGATGTCAAGAAAGGCTTTGCCCTCAATGAAGTAGTTCAGCTTCCAAAGACTAGTTCACCGGCTACTGTTTGCGTAATGGCAACAGGTGAGATGGGACAAAAGGCAAAACAAGCAAATGCAGATGCAGTCATTGGAACAGATGAACTTGATAAATTTGCATCAGACAAAAGAGCATCTAGAAAATTCATTAACAAATATGATTTCTTTTTGGCAGACACACAAGTTATGCCAGTAGTTGGTAAGACACTAGGTCAGCTTTTGGGCCCTAGAGGAAAGATGCCAACACCAGTTCCATTTAACGCACCAATTGATTCATTCCTTTCAAGATTTAGATCATCAATCAAAGTCAGAGCAAGAGCAACACTCTCATGTTCTGTAAAGATCGGAGACGAGTCAATGGAAGATTCAGATTTGGCAATCAATGCAAATGCAGTTCTCAATGCAATCAAAAACAAGCTTCCAAACGGCGAGAAAAACATCAAAAGAGTCATGATCAAAACGACAATGGGCAAAGTAATCAAGCAAGTAGAAGAGGTCAAGAAGAAACATGCATGA
- a CDS encoding 50S ribosomal protein L10 → MHENRTEYPKKKAQMYQQLQELPKKYKVLAVVKMTKVRSTQILPLRKTLKDDVLFFSIKDKIAKKALETLDVPGIKDITDELKGQLLFLFTNMSPFKLNVLLAKNKIMMAARGGDTASFDIVVPAKNTGIAPGPMLTEFKEAGIPTKIDQGTIWIAKDTTPVKKGEAINEKLASILGKLDIKPVEAGISLYTALEDGLKYAQEEMVIDVEKIANEFAQAHQEAVSLSIEAAYVTPDNISQILAKAAQAARSVSVESGFMTDETKEQILQKADSQARSLAGQAKDYTPA, encoded by the coding sequence ATGCATGAGAACAGAACAGAATATCCAAAAAAGAAAGCCCAGATGTATCAGCAATTACAAGAGCTTCCAAAAAAGTACAAAGTTCTAGCTGTTGTAAAAATGACCAAAGTCAGATCAACTCAGATTCTTCCACTAAGAAAAACGCTCAAAGACGACGTATTGTTTTTTAGCATCAAAGACAAGATTGCAAAAAAAGCACTGGAGACACTTGATGTTCCAGGAATCAAAGACATTACAGATGAGCTAAAAGGACAATTGCTTTTCTTGTTTACAAACATGTCACCATTCAAGCTAAACGTATTGCTTGCCAAAAACAAGATCATGATGGCAGCAAGAGGCGGAGACACTGCAAGTTTTGACATTGTAGTTCCAGCAAAGAACACAGGAATTGCCCCAGGACCAATGCTTACAGAATTCAAGGAAGCAGGCATTCCAACAAAGATTGACCAAGGTACAATCTGGATTGCAAAAGACACCACTCCAGTAAAGAAAGGAGAGGCAATCAATGAGAAGCTAGCATCAATTTTAGGTAAATTAGACATCAAGCCCGTAGAGGCAGGAATTTCACTATACACTGCACTTGAGGACGGTCTCAAGTATGCTCAAGAAGAGATGGTCATCGATGTTGAAAAGATTGCAAACGAGTTTGCACAGGCACACCAAGAGGCAGTCTCATTATCAATTGAGGCAGCATATGTCACACCAGATAACATCTCACAAATCTTGGCAAAGGCAGCACAAGCAGCACGCTCTGTATCAGTAGAGTCTGGATTCATGACAGATGAAACAAAAGAGCAGATATTGCAAAAGGCAGACTCTCAGGCAAGATCACTTGCAGGCCAGGCAAAAGACTACACACCTGCATAA
- a CDS encoding universal stress protein has translation MNERFDFEQILVPYNATFGAEKGLKAAVDFAKKVDGKITLITCVENQSILSFFKKGKNEKFIEQKKIIDNELRKIESKIKEIRPIKHVILKSSFAPETIVEYAQKNKMDIVIVGQTQLSKSDIKYHESMANYLTKGLKCPLLIIK, from the coding sequence ATGAATGAAAGATTTGATTTTGAGCAGATTTTGGTACCATACAATGCAACTTTTGGTGCTGAAAAAGGACTAAAGGCAGCTGTTGATTTTGCAAAAAAAGTCGATGGGAAAATTACATTAATCACATGTGTTGAAAACCAGTCAATTCTGTCATTTTTTAAAAAAGGGAAAAATGAAAAATTCATAGAACAAAAAAAGATCATCGACAACGAATTAAGAAAAATAGAATCCAAGATTAAGGAGATAAGACCAATAAAACATGTAATTTTAAAGTCGTCTTTTGCTCCTGAAACCATCGTTGAGTATGCTCAAAAAAACAAAATGGACATTGTAATCGTAGGCCAGACACAACTAAGTAAATCAGATATAAAATACCATGAGAGCATGGCAAACTATCTCACAAAAGGTTTGAAATGCCCCCTTCTAATCATAAAATAA
- a CDS encoding TIGR00341 family protein, giving the protein MRRIEIVCYEQQGASAEYIFKKYKIPFHMELAISDDQKLLRYIGVAPDSISSSITNELNKIIDSRKKELYVTSQIIEATLSDYLTNLEKEYSEKEIKVKKKKLLEEYQSLIDPNVDFNKNLLFMIVIAAGVSVVGLFANNASLVIGAMLISPLLGPISAFSFNTAVGKTNKMLKALVSGMILLVAVIGTGALITIIALQFADLPLTDEILSRTVISPVFLGVAIALGLAGGIAMSTDIPGILVGVAIAAALVPPATVAGIGIALWDLDIFSSALTLTAANIIGLVLGMMVVFFMDGISPRKFYEKEKARNHMIVAITIFVGLSMLLGVLLLKS; this is encoded by the coding sequence TTGCGTAGAATAGAGATTGTGTGTTATGAACAACAAGGGGCAAGTGCGGAGTATATTTTCAAAAAATACAAAATTCCCTTTCATATGGAGCTTGCAATTTCAGATGATCAGAAACTGTTAAGATACATAGGAGTTGCCCCCGATTCAATATCAAGTTCAATTACAAATGAGTTAAACAAAATAATTGATTCTAGAAAAAAAGAACTGTACGTAACAAGCCAAATCATAGAGGCAACACTATCAGACTATCTTACAAATTTAGAAAAAGAATATTCTGAGAAAGAAATCAAGGTAAAGAAGAAGAAATTACTTGAAGAGTATCAATCACTGATAGATCCAAATGTGGATTTTAACAAAAATCTCCTCTTCATGATCGTCATAGCTGCAGGAGTTTCAGTAGTAGGTTTGTTTGCAAACAATGCCTCTTTGGTTATTGGGGCCATGTTGATTTCACCACTGTTAGGTCCAATCTCTGCTTTCTCTTTCAATACGGCAGTAGGTAAAACAAACAAGATGTTAAAGGCGTTAGTCTCTGGCATGATTTTATTAGTAGCAGTTATCGGTACAGGTGCACTAATTACAATTATCGCATTGCAGTTTGCAGACTTGCCCCTCACCGATGAGATATTATCCAGAACCGTAATATCACCTGTTTTTCTGGGTGTGGCAATAGCATTGGGTTTGGCAGGTGGGATTGCAATGTCTACAGACATTCCCGGGATTCTCGTAGGAGTTGCAATAGCTGCAGCGTTGGTTCCACCAGCAACTGTTGCAGGCATCGGAATTGCACTTTGGGATTTGGATATTTTTTCCAGTGCGTTGACTCTGACTGCTGCAAACATCATAGGACTGGTTCTTGGAATGATGGTGGTATTTTTTATGGACGGAATTTCACCCAGAAAGTTTTACGAGAAGGAAAAAGCACGAAACCACATGATAGTTGCAATCACTATTTTTGTAGGATTAAGCATGCTTTTGGGAGTTTTATTGTTAAAATCATGA
- a CDS encoding APC family permease: MSELKRHMGLFHLTMYGVGLILGAGIYVLIGEAAGIAGDSVWISFMLGTIVAIFAGLSYAELTSVFPKAAAEYTFVKRAFKNNFLGFLIGWLTAITSVITASVVALGFGGYLLKFIDIPIILSAAGLIVALSVVNFIGIRESAWTNTVFTIVEAAGLILIIVIGFTFVSPEPVDYFDSPTGLSGVVIAFVLVFFAFIGFEDMANVAEEVRQPKKNLPRAVILSVVISGAIYILVALAAVRVVNWHELGLSAAPMADIASKALGEKGNILLSSIALFATTNTVLITLVAGARIFYGMARDGSLPSKLGLVHSKTKTPWIAVLGIMIASAIFTLVGDIVIVANITVFAIVITFAMINLAVIVLRYTEPDIERPFKIPFNIKRFPILPLFGLAITVYMMFQFEFEIVVVGLGIIGAGCVVYLIYGKKKRK; encoded by the coding sequence ATGTCCGAATTAAAACGGCATATGGGATTGTTCCATCTGACAATGTATGGGGTAGGTCTAATTTTAGGTGCTGGAATTTATGTTCTGATTGGAGAGGCTGCAGGTATTGCAGGGGATTCTGTATGGATATCTTTTATGCTTGGAACTATTGTGGCAATCTTTGCAGGATTAAGTTACGCTGAGCTTACATCTGTATTTCCAAAAGCTGCTGCAGAATATACTTTTGTAAAAAGAGCATTCAAGAATAATTTTCTAGGATTCCTCATAGGGTGGTTAACTGCCATCACATCTGTAATAACTGCATCAGTAGTCGCATTAGGTTTTGGCGGTTACTTGTTAAAGTTCATAGACATCCCAATTATCTTGTCTGCAGCAGGATTGATTGTTGCGTTATCTGTTGTAAATTTTATAGGGATACGGGAGTCTGCTTGGACAAATACTGTTTTTACGATAGTTGAAGCCGCAGGCCTTATTTTGATCATAGTTATTGGTTTTACATTTGTATCTCCAGAACCGGTTGATTACTTTGACAGTCCTACTGGATTATCAGGAGTTGTCATTGCCTTTGTCTTGGTGTTTTTTGCTTTTATCGGATTTGAGGACATGGCAAATGTTGCAGAAGAAGTAAGACAGCCAAAAAAGAATCTACCACGTGCAGTTATCCTTTCTGTAGTAATATCAGGAGCAATATACATTCTAGTTGCTTTGGCTGCAGTTAGAGTTGTAAATTGGCACGAACTTGGTCTTTCAGCAGCTCCAATGGCAGACATTGCAAGTAAGGCACTAGGTGAAAAAGGAAACATCCTACTGTCGTCTATCGCATTGTTTGCTACTACAAATACAGTATTGATAACATTGGTTGCAGGTGCAAGAATTTTTTATGGTATGGCAAGAGATGGTTCACTACCGTCAAAACTAGGATTGGTACACTCAAAAACTAAGACACCTTGGATAGCAGTGCTCGGAATTATGATTGCATCTGCCATCTTTACGTTGGTAGGAGATATTGTTATTGTTGCAAACATCACTGTGTTTGCCATAGTCATTACATTTGCAATGATTAATCTTGCAGTTATTGTGTTGAGGTATACCGAACCAGACATCGAAAGACCATTTAAGATCCCATTTAATATCAAGAGATTCCCAATACTTCCACTATTTGGATTAGCAATTACAGTATACATGATGTTTCAGTTTGAATTTGAAATAGTTGTAGTAGGTTTAGGGATTATAGGGGCAGGTTGTGTCGTGTATTTGATCTATGGCAAGAAGAAAAGAAAATAG
- a CDS encoding ZIP family metal transporter, protein MEIIEYVKDFDPLYLAILGGIFLASMNVLGATSVFVVKNISSRIINASLGLAAGVMLAASFTSLIIPATEMSGFLPVSVGLGLGGLFIFLGDRWVGKAGVHSYSPTHKFSPRQMHGIMLFVFAITLHNLPEGLAVGVGFGAENIANALVLMFAIGIQNIPEGLAVSFSLLSTEKYSRRKSFFYGFLSGGVEIPLAIIGAIWVSVFSTLLPYAMGFAAGAMVFVIAHEIIPETRKEKTSSLPTVMLMIGLIVMLILDVSLG, encoded by the coding sequence TTGGAGATTATTGAATACGTCAAAGATTTTGATCCTCTCTATCTGGCAATTTTAGGAGGAATTTTTCTTGCATCGATGAATGTACTTGGTGCTACAAGTGTTTTTGTTGTAAAAAACATCTCATCTAGGATCATCAATGCATCACTGGGTCTTGCTGCAGGAGTAATGCTTGCTGCAAGCTTTACCAGCTTGATCATTCCTGCAACCGAGATGAGTGGATTTTTGCCTGTTTCTGTGGGGCTTGGATTGGGAGGTCTTTTCATTTTTCTAGGTGACAGATGGGTTGGAAAAGCAGGCGTTCATAGCTACAGCCCCACACACAAGTTCTCCCCACGACAAATGCATGGAATCATGTTGTTTGTGTTTGCAATAACACTGCATAACCTTCCAGAAGGATTGGCAGTTGGAGTGGGTTTTGGAGCTGAAAACATCGCAAACGCGTTGGTGCTAATGTTTGCAATAGGGATCCAAAACATACCAGAAGGGTTGGCAGTAAGCTTCTCTTTGCTGTCCACTGAAAAATATTCTAGGCGAAAATCTTTTTTTTATGGGTTTTTGTCAGGCGGAGTGGAGATTCCTCTTGCCATTATTGGTGCGATTTGGGTATCTGTATTTTCAACATTGTTACCTTATGCAATGGGGTTTGCAGCAGGCGCAATGGTCTTTGTTATTGCACACGAGATAATTCCTGAGACACGAAAGGAGAAAACAAGTTCATTGCCTACTGTCATGTTGATGATAGGCTTGATAGTCATGCTGATTCTTGATGTTTCTTTAGGATAA
- a CDS encoding PEFG-CTERM sorting domain-containing protein, translating into MIKATAIFFGMIVLGTAPIAFADSEKIEFAGYLEETLGHFWALEQNLDDKNAELALVHATHPIAELYDLMRPQLQTVDPQLDSQIKEILLDLQNKANTKVSREQAQSAIDDAKQAVKSARNAVVGEELSSSVETKLVLMKGLLETSIAEYGEAVSDGMITEMAEFQDGSAFVWRSQQIFNEVESELPEHEVEEIDELYESLWSAYDNKANPVDVETLAGGIIHEIDEILGIEDEESGLLAYVDTIEDLLEETKTEYSAGNSDVALSLATKAYLDNYEFIEGPLAQSGNAELMHEVEILLREELRNMIKTDAPASEINAKVDLILKKIESIEEILETVEPSQTSSKMMHQGQMMHKGQEMRHYPPHMQVRNGINPSDVTCNNGMELMMRVSNGAPVCLKPSSVERLMMVGFCDYF; encoded by the coding sequence ATGATTAAAGCAACAGCAATATTTTTCGGAATGATTGTTTTAGGAACAGCACCAATTGCATTTGCTGATTCTGAAAAAATAGAATTTGCTGGATATTTAGAAGAGACACTTGGACATTTCTGGGCACTGGAGCAAAACCTAGATGACAAAAATGCAGAACTGGCTTTAGTTCATGCAACACATCCAATTGCAGAGCTCTACGACCTGATGAGGCCACAACTGCAGACAGTTGATCCTCAACTGGATTCTCAAATCAAAGAAATTTTGTTGGATTTGCAAAACAAGGCAAACACCAAAGTTTCAAGAGAGCAAGCTCAGAGTGCAATTGATGATGCAAAGCAGGCAGTAAAGTCAGCTAGAAATGCAGTTGTCGGAGAGGAACTAAGCAGTAGCGTAGAAACAAAACTAGTTTTGATGAAGGGCCTTCTTGAGACATCCATTGCAGAATACGGTGAAGCAGTATCTGATGGAATGATAACTGAGATGGCTGAATTTCAGGACGGTTCTGCATTTGTCTGGAGATCTCAGCAAATATTCAACGAGGTAGAGTCAGAACTTCCAGAACACGAAGTCGAAGAAATTGACGAACTGTATGAATCACTTTGGTCAGCATATGACAACAAGGCAAATCCAGTAGATGTAGAAACACTGGCTGGTGGAATAATTCACGAAATTGACGAGATTCTTGGAATTGAAGACGAAGAGTCGGGATTGCTAGCATATGTTGATACCATAGAGGATCTGCTAGAGGAGACAAAAACAGAGTACAGTGCAGGTAATTCTGATGTCGCACTAAGTCTTGCTACAAAAGCATATCTTGACAACTATGAGTTTATCGAAGGACCATTGGCACAGTCTGGCAACGCAGAACTAATGCATGAAGTTGAGATCTTGCTTCGAGAAGAGCTTCGAAACATGATAAAGACTGATGCTCCTGCATCTGAGATAAATGCCAAAGTAGATTTGATCTTGAAAAAAATTGAATCAATAGAAGAGATCTTAGAAACAGTAGAGCCATCCCAAACATCATCAAAAATGATGCATCAGGGACAAATGATGCATAAAGGACAAGAAATGAGACATTACCCTCCACACATGCAGGTAAGAAACGGAATCAACCCATCGGATGTTACATGCAACAACGGAATGGAACTGATGATGAGAGTCTCAAACGGCGCACCAGTATGCCTCAAACCATCTTCAGTTGAGAGATTGATGATGGTAGGATTCTGTGACTATTTCTAA
- a CDS encoding Lrp/AsnC ligand binding domain-containing protein — MATAYVLINCQLGKEGCIIENLKHIDSVKEVHGTFGAYDVIAKIENDQKDKVRETVTWSIRKMEDVRSTLTLMGIEGQN, encoded by the coding sequence ATGGCTACAGCATATGTTTTGATAAATTGTCAGTTAGGCAAAGAAGGGTGCATAATTGAAAATTTGAAGCATATTGATTCTGTAAAAGAAGTACATGGAACGTTTGGTGCATATGATGTTATTGCAAAAATTGAAAATGACCAAAAAGACAAGGTACGCGAAACTGTAACATGGAGTATTAGAAAAATGGAAGACGTACGTTCTACACTGACTCTTATGGGCATAGAGGGACAAAATTAG
- a CDS encoding Lrp/AsnC ligand binding domain-containing protein, producing the protein MSEYYILFANETGTDDSVISKLRNIDTVKSAHGAFGQYDVIAKIESDNQSKAEQDITNKIRKIPQVRSTLTLEVNGVGFRKTNEVENEILEMHSVVAYVMIHCSSSDESEVIEELKNIPEVIEASELTGSFEIICKVVAPSYNEISEVIANKIRKIKNIKSTTTLNIVGNQGFQK; encoded by the coding sequence ATGTCTGAATATTACATATTGTTTGCAAACGAAACTGGAACTGATGATTCGGTAATATCCAAATTAAGAAACATAGATACTGTCAAGTCAGCACATGGTGCGTTTGGTCAGTATGATGTCATTGCAAAAATTGAATCAGACAACCAATCAAAAGCAGAGCAGGACATAACCAACAAAATTCGAAAAATCCCCCAAGTTCGCTCAACGTTAACTTTAGAAGTAAACGGAGTTGGATTTAGAAAAACAAACGAGGTTGAAAATGAAATTCTAGAAATGCACTCAGTGGTTGCATATGTTATGATTCATTGTAGCTCTTCAGACGAATCAGAAGTTATTGAAGAATTGAAAAATATTCCAGAGGTAATTGAGGCAAGTGAATTGACAGGCTCATTTGAGATAATTTGCAAGGTTGTTGCACCAAGCTACAATGAAATTTCAGAAGTGATCGCAAACAAGATAAGAAAAATAAAAAACATCAAATCAACTACGACCCTGAATATTGTAGGCAATCAAGGGTTTCAAAAATAA
- a CDS encoding CBS domain-containing protein — translation MITKAQCPVWVLITLLILRGQKVALPDKMTQLRSIMKTPIFIEDTASLSHAISKMLKENISRLIIKGNEHHAIITEKDIGLFLLGDESEKNLDEIPVSQIMNRITSVNDAMDVETCIEIMLERGIGSLAVTKSNEGIVGIITKTDIAQYYIQECAGKHTVGDLMTVTYIAMRDEDYLKDVVAKMIEEKISRVFLKNENNEPVGIMTFRDLFHVALEQGNSDAVLDNSDDAISVVFTRKGFLSESGFGKTIKAKDVMTKTFETVDFTEDLVVACESMVQNRINGVGVRINGKLAGVVSKTDIIKAIHVDNKSK, via the coding sequence TTGATTACAAAAGCACAATGTCCTGTGTGGGTTTTAATTACACTGTTAATATTAAGGGGACAGAAAGTTGCTTTACCTGATAAAATGACTCAACTAAGATCAATAATGAAAACGCCTATCTTCATTGAAGATACTGCATCGCTGTCTCATGCCATTTCCAAGATGCTGAAGGAAAACATCAGCAGGCTGATAATCAAAGGCAATGAACACCACGCAATTATCACTGAAAAAGACATTGGGTTATTCTTGCTAGGCGATGAATCTGAAAAGAACCTAGATGAGATTCCAGTTTCTCAAATAATGAATCGAATCACGTCTGTCAATGACGCAATGGATGTTGAGACATGCATTGAGATAATGCTTGAAAGAGGAATAGGCTCCTTAGCTGTTACAAAAAGCAATGAGGGAATTGTTGGAATAATAACAAAAACAGACATTGCACAATATTACATTCAAGAATGTGCAGGCAAGCACACTGTAGGGGATTTAATGACTGTAACCTACATTGCTATGCGCGATGAGGACTATCTAAAAGACGTTGTTGCAAAAATGATTGAAGAGAAAATTTCTAGAGTATTTCTAAAAAACGAAAACAACGAGCCGGTAGGAATTATGACGTTTCGGGATTTGTTTCATGTTGCATTAGAGCAGGGAAATTCTGATGCAGTGCTAGATAACTCAGATGATGCAATATCTGTAGTTTTTACACGAAAGGGATTTCTATCAGAATCTGGGTTTGGAAAAACCATCAAGGCAAAAGATGTGATGACTAAAACATTTGAGACAGTGGACTTTACAGAGGACCTTGTTGTGGCATGTGAGAGCATGGTTCAAAACAGGATCAACGGAGTAGGTGTGCGAATCAATGGAAAACTAGCTGGAGTAGTAAGCAAGACAGATATCATAAAGGCAATCCATGTAGATAACAAATCCAAATAG
- a CDS encoding GNAT family N-acetyltransferase yields MRLNIRNATEKDIPSILELLYELGRPEPIDNKEIAVFKNKVKDYFSDPSKFILVAETDSEVIGLVSIILLRRLNHAKFEMYIPELVVKKKHRFSGVGKKLISKCIEIGKKKSCYRIRLESGNQRKESHKFYSGLGFEQSGLSFSKNLLGEKMGINEM; encoded by the coding sequence ATGAGATTGAACATTAGAAACGCAACAGAAAAAGACATTCCATCAATTTTAGAGCTTCTCTACGAGCTTGGCAGACCAGAGCCAATCGACAACAAGGAGATTGCAGTGTTCAAAAACAAGGTCAAGGATTATTTTTCAGATCCATCAAAATTTATCCTAGTTGCAGAGACAGATTCAGAAGTCATAGGACTGGTAAGCATCATACTTCTTAGGAGACTAAATCATGCAAAGTTTGAGATGTACATTCCAGAACTAGTTGTAAAAAAGAAACACAGGTTTTCAGGAGTAGGCAAAAAATTAATCTCAAAGTGCATCGAGATTGGCAAAAAGAAAAGTTGCTACAGAATACGTCTAGAGTCAGGCAATCAGAGAAAAGAATCCCACAAGTTCTACAGCGGTCTTGGTTTTGAGCAATCAGGGCTGTCATTTAGCAAGAATCTGCTAGGAGAAAAGATGGGAATCAATGAAATGTAA